The proteins below come from a single Balaenoptera musculus isolate JJ_BM4_2016_0621 chromosome 1, mBalMus1.pri.v3, whole genome shotgun sequence genomic window:
- the TNFRSF4 gene encoding tumor necrosis factor receptor superfamily member 4: MRVGAQPPRAPGSAFLLLGLVLGAAAQLSCVGDTYPSGSRCCKECQPGYGMESRCTHARDTVCRPCEPGFYNEAVNYEACKPCTQCNRRSGSEPKQRCTPTRDTVCGCRPGTQPQDGYGYKRGVDCAPCPPGHFSLGNDQACQPWTNCTSLGKRTLRAASNSSDAVCEDRSPRLTPAWETQGPAARSTPAQPTTTWPRASQGPSTPHAEPPKGPELAAVLGLGLGLGLLAPVAAALALLLHHRAWRLTPNAPKPPGANSFRTPIQEEHADANSSLAKI; the protein is encoded by the exons ATGCGCGTGGGAGCCCAGCCACCCAGGGCGCCGGGCTCGGCCTTCCTGCTGCTGGGGCTCGTGCTGGGCGCTGCGGCCCAGCTCAGCTGTGTTGGGGACACCTACCCCAGTGGCAGCAGGTGCTGTAAGGAGTGCCAGCCAG GTTATGGGATGGAGAGCCGCTGCACCCACGCCCGGGATACGGTGTGCCGTCCGTGTGAGCCCGGCTTCTACAACGAGGCGGTCAACTACGAGGCCTGCAAGCCCTGCACACAGTGCAACCGGA GAAGTGGGAGCGAGCCCAAGCAGAGATGCACACCCACGAGAGACACGGTCTGCGGCTGCAGGCCGGGCACCCAGCCCCAGGACGGCTATGGCTACAAGCGTGGAGTTG ACTGTGCCCCGTGCCCACCAGGACACTTCTCCCTGGGCAACGACCAGGCCTGCCAGCCCTGGACCAA CTGCACCTCGTTAGGAAAGCGAACACTGCGGGCGGCCAGCAACAGCTCGGACGCTGTCTGTGAGGACAGGAGCCCCCGACTCACACCAGCCTGGGAGACCCAGGGCCCCGCAGCCCGGTCCACCCCCGCTCAGCCCACCACCACCTGGCCGAGGGCCTCACAGGGGCCCTCCACGCCCCACGCAGAGCCCCCCAAGG GCCCCGAGCTGGCCGCtgtcctgggcctgggcctgggcctgggcctgctcGCCCCCGTGGCTGCCGCGCTGGCCCTGCTCCTGCACCACAGGGCCTGGAGGCTGACGCCCAACGCCCCCAAGCCCCCCG gggCAAACAGCTTCCGGACCCCCATCCAAGAGGAGCACGCCGATGCCAACTCCAGCCTGGCCAAGATCTGA
- the SDF4 gene encoding 45 kDa calcium-binding protein isoform X2, with protein MASRQAPLGGLAPRCLWLLGAVLVMDVSARPANHSSARERAANREENEMLPPDHLNGVKLEMDGHLNRDFHQEVFLGKDAGGFEEDAGPRRSRRKLMLIFSKVDLNTDRRISAKEMQHWIMEKTAEHFQEAIAESRAHFRAVDPDGDGHVSWDEYKVKFLASKGHDEREVADKIKNKWDLNVDEETQEVLENLKDRWYQADNPPPDLLLTESEFLSFLHPEHSRGMLQFMVKEIIRDLDQDGDKKLSLSEFISLPVGTVENQQGQDVDDGWVRDRKREFEELIDANHDGIVTMAELEDYMDPMNEFSALNEAKQMIAIADENQNHFLEPEEVLKYSEFFTGSKLVDYARSVHEEF; from the exons ATGGCCTCCAGGCAGGCTCCCCTCGGCGGCCTGGCCCCTCGCTGCCTCTGGCTCCTGGGGGCTGTCCTTGTGATGGACGTGTCCGCCCGGCCCGCCAACCACTCGTCGGCCCGGGAGAGGGCGGCTAACAGGGAGGAAAACGAGATGCTGCCTCCGGACCACCTGAACGGGGTGAAGCTGGAGATGGACGGACACCTGAACAGGGATTTCCACCAGGAGGTCTTCCTGGGCAAGGACGCGGGCGGCTTTGAAGAGGACGCGGGGCCTCGGAGGAGCCGGAGGAAGCTGATGCTCATCTTCTCCAA GGTGGACTTGAACACCGACAGAAGGATCAGTGCCAAGGAGATGCAGCACTGGATCATGGAGAAGACGGCCGAGCACTTCCAGGAGGCCATCGCGGAGAGCAGGGCGCACTTCCGTGCCGTGGACCCCGACGGTGACG GCCATGTGTCATGGGATGAGTACAAGGTGAAGTTTCTGGCGAGCAAAGGCCATGATGAGAGAGAAGTTGCCGATAAGATAAAGAATAAGTGGGACCTGAACGTCGACGAAGAGA CACAGGAAGTCCTGGAGAACCTCAAAGACCGCTGGTATCAGGCGGACAACCCGCCCCCGGACCTGCTGCTGACGGAGAGCGAGTTCCTGTCTTTCCTGCACCCCGAGCACAGCCGCGGCATGCTGCAGTTCATGGTCAAGGAGATCATCCGGGACCTGG ACCAGGATGGTGACAAGAAGCTCTCGCTGTCCGAGTTCATCTCTCTGCCCGTGGGCACCGTGGAGAACCAGCAGGGCCAGGACGTGGATGACGGCTGGGTGCGAGACAGGAAGAGAGAGTTCGAGGAGCTGATCGACGCCAACCACGATGGAATCGTGACCATGGCGGAGCTGGAG GACTACATGGACCCCATGAACGAGTTCAGCGCCCTCAACGAGGCCAAGCAGATGATCGCCATCGCTGATGAGAACCAGAACCACTTCCTGGAGCCCGAGGAGGTGCTCAAGTACAGCGAGTTCTTCACGGGCAGCAAGCTGGTGGACTATGCCCGCAGCGTGCACGAGGAGTTCTGA
- the SDF4 gene encoding 45 kDa calcium-binding protein isoform X1, with protein MASRQAPLGGLAPRCLWLLGAVLVMDVSARPANHSSARERAANREENEMLPPDHLNGVKLEMDGHLNRDFHQEVFLGKDAGGFEEDAGPRRSRRKLMLIFSKVDLNTDRRISAKEMQHWIMEKTAEHFQEAIAESRAHFRAVDPDGDGHVSWDEYKVKFLASKGHDEREVADKIKNKWDLNVDEESKGSASRGQCGACGSTDAGREVGEEVLENLKDRWYQADNPPPDLLLTESEFLSFLHPEHSRGMLQFMVKEIIRDLDQDGDKKLSLSEFISLPVGTVENQQGQDVDDGWVRDRKREFEELIDANHDGIVTMAELEDYMDPMNEFSALNEAKQMIAIADENQNHFLEPEEVLKYSEFFTGSKLVDYARSVHEEF; from the exons ATGGCCTCCAGGCAGGCTCCCCTCGGCGGCCTGGCCCCTCGCTGCCTCTGGCTCCTGGGGGCTGTCCTTGTGATGGACGTGTCCGCCCGGCCCGCCAACCACTCGTCGGCCCGGGAGAGGGCGGCTAACAGGGAGGAAAACGAGATGCTGCCTCCGGACCACCTGAACGGGGTGAAGCTGGAGATGGACGGACACCTGAACAGGGATTTCCACCAGGAGGTCTTCCTGGGCAAGGACGCGGGCGGCTTTGAAGAGGACGCGGGGCCTCGGAGGAGCCGGAGGAAGCTGATGCTCATCTTCTCCAA GGTGGACTTGAACACCGACAGAAGGATCAGTGCCAAGGAGATGCAGCACTGGATCATGGAGAAGACGGCCGAGCACTTCCAGGAGGCCATCGCGGAGAGCAGGGCGCACTTCCGTGCCGTGGACCCCGACGGTGACG GCCATGTGTCATGGGATGAGTACAAGGTGAAGTTTCTGGCGAGCAAAGGCCATGATGAGAGAGAAGTTGCCGATAAGATAAAGAATAAGTGGGACCTGAACGTCGACGAAGAGAGTAAGGGCTCGGCCTCCCGTGGCCAGTGTGGCGCGTGTGGCAGCACAGACGCTGGGAGGGAAGTGGGCGAG GAAGTCCTGGAGAACCTCAAAGACCGCTGGTATCAGGCGGACAACCCGCCCCCGGACCTGCTGCTGACGGAGAGCGAGTTCCTGTCTTTCCTGCACCCCGAGCACAGCCGCGGCATGCTGCAGTTCATGGTCAAGGAGATCATCCGGGACCTGG ACCAGGATGGTGACAAGAAGCTCTCGCTGTCCGAGTTCATCTCTCTGCCCGTGGGCACCGTGGAGAACCAGCAGGGCCAGGACGTGGATGACGGCTGGGTGCGAGACAGGAAGAGAGAGTTCGAGGAGCTGATCGACGCCAACCACGATGGAATCGTGACCATGGCGGAGCTGGAG GACTACATGGACCCCATGAACGAGTTCAGCGCCCTCAACGAGGCCAAGCAGATGATCGCCATCGCTGATGAGAACCAGAACCACTTCCTGGAGCCCGAGGAGGTGCTCAAGTACAGCGAGTTCTTCACGGGCAGCAAGCTGGTGGACTATGCCCGCAGCGTGCACGAGGAGTTCTGA
- the B3GALT6 gene encoding beta-1,3-galactosyltransferase 6 produces MKLLRRAWRHRTALGLSALALGGAALLYLARCGAPVDPAAPAPFGPARAAAFLAVLVASAPRAAERRSVVRSTWLAARRGGPGDVWARFAVGTGGLGADERRALEREQARHGDLLLLPALHDAYENLTAKVLAMLAWLDEHVAFEFVLKADDDSFARLDALVAELRARDPARRRRLYWGFFSGRGRVRPGGRWREAAWQLCDYYLPYALGGGYVLSADLVRYLRLSREYLRAWHSEDVSLGAWLAPVDVQREHDPRFDTEYKSRGCNNQYLVTHKQSLEDMLEKHRTLAREGRLCKREVQLRLSYVYDWSAPPSQCCQRKEGIP; encoded by the coding sequence ATGAAGCTGCTGCGGCGCGCGTGGCGGCACCGAACGGCGCTGGGCCTGAGCGCCCTGGCGCTGGGCGGCGCCGCGCTGCTCTACCTCGCGCGCTGCGGGGCGCCCGTCGACCCCGCCGCGCCCGCGCCCTTCGGCCCCGCGCGCGCCGCCGCTTTTCTGGCAGTACTGGTGGCCAGCGCGCCGCGGGCGGCCGAGCGGCGCAGCGTGGTTCGCAGCACGTGGCtggcggcgcggcgcggcggcCCCGGGGACGTGTGGGCGCGCTTCGCCGTGGGCACCGGCGGGTTAGGCGCCGACGAGCGGCGCGCTCTGGAGCGCGAACAGGCACGGCACGGCgacctgctgctgctgcccgCGCTGCATGACGCGTACGAGAACCTCACGGCCAAGGTGTTGGCCATGCTGGCCTGGCTGGACGAGCACGTGGCCTTCGAGTTCGTGCTCAAGGCAGACGACGACTCGTTTGCGCGCCTGGACGCGCTGGTGGCCGAGCTGCGCGCCCGCGACcccgcgcgccgccgccgcctctaCTGGGGCTTCTTCTCGGGCCGCGGCCGCGTCCGGCCCGGGGGCCGCTGGCGCGAGGCCGCCTGGCAGCTCTGCGACTACTACCTGCCCTACGCGCTGGGCGGCGGGTACGTGCTCTCGGCCGACCTCGTGCGCTACCTGCGCCTCAGCCGCGAGTACCTGCGCGCCTGGCACAGCGAGGACGTGTCGTTGGGCGCCTGGCTGGCGCCGGTGGACGTGCAGCGCGAGCACGACCCGCGCTTCGACACCGAGTACAAGTCCCGTGGCTGCAACAACCAGTACCTGGTGACGCACAAGCAGAGCCTGGAGGACATGCTGGAGAAGCACCGGACGCTGGCACGCGAGGGCCGCCTGTGCAAGCGGGAGGTGCAGCTGCGCCTGTCCTACGTCTACGACTGGTCGGCGCCACCCTCGCAGTGCTGCCAGCGGAAGGAGGGCATCCCTTGA